In Macadamia integrifolia cultivar HAES 741 chromosome 5, SCU_Mint_v3, whole genome shotgun sequence, a single window of DNA contains:
- the LOC122080239 gene encoding LOW QUALITY PROTEIN: germin-like protein subfamily 3 member 4 (The sequence of the model RefSeq protein was modified relative to this genomic sequence to represent the inferred CDS: inserted 2 bases in 2 codons) — protein sequence MSIDQVCSAAFKISVGDRETEMVKKTNLISSWSITILLFSLFFIFNTILITSFADNVQDTCPTGQNEAEAIFINGFPCKNPAAIVPSDFKTSEMNREGDTDNFLRSSMSIITAAKFPGLNTLGLSIGRTDIDVDGMVQPHSHPRASEMLYVSNGVVTVGXVDTEKRVFQKTLRKGDVYVXQGLLHYSLNAGFEPATILSVLNSQNPGVVSITDAMFGLRENSRYVFERLLFLDNTTSNIALFSHE from the exons ATGAGTATTGATCAGGTATGCAGCGCAGCTTTTAAAATTTCAGTTGGAGATCGAGAAACAGAGATGGTGAAAAAAACAAATCTGATATCGTCGTGGTCTATTACCATTCTGttattctccctttttttcattttcaatacCATCCTTATTACTTCCTTTGCGGACAATGTCCAGGACACATGTCCAACGGGGCAGAATGAGGCCGAGGCTATCTTCATCAATGGTTTCCCCTGCAAAAACCCAGCTGCTATCGTACCTTCTGATTTCAAGACCTCAGAGATGAACCGTGAAGGAGACACAGATAACTTCCTTCGTTCGTCCATGAGCATCATCACGGCGGCAAAGTTCCCAGGGTTGAACACCTTGGGTCTGTCTATTGGCAGAACTGACATAGACGTTGACGGCATGGTACAGCCTCATTCTCACCCGAGGGCCTCAGAGATGTTGTATGTTAGCAATGGAGTTGTGACTGTTG TTGTAGACACTGAAAAGCGGGTGTTTCAGAAGACGCTTCGGAAAGGGGACGTTTATG TTCAGGGGTTGCTCCATTATAGCTTGAATGCCGGTTTCGAACCAGCCACTATCTTGTCGGTACTCAACAGCCAAAACCCAGGTGTGGTGAGCATAACCGATGCCATGTTTGGACTACGGGAGAATAGCCGTTATGTGTTTGAGCGATTGTTGTTTCTCGACAACACTACTTCCAATATTGCATTGTTCTCTCATGAGTAG